The Pyrus communis chromosome 12, drPyrComm1.1, whole genome shotgun sequence genomic sequence ATCTTTTTCGTGAAGTTTCACATGATCCAATGGAGATGGTTCACTTGGTAAGGAAGCAACTATTGGAATTTAAAGTCTACACCTCTGCGGCAAATAAAGAATCTGGGGGGAATGGGGCCGTGGGTGGGGCTGTGTTTGATGGGCAGCCTGTACGCTGGAAGCGGCCAGTTTTTTGGGTGATGAAGGTCAACTGTGATGGTGCATGGTGTGCTAAGACATGCAAAGGTGGTTATGGATGGATTATGCGGGATTTTGCTGGGTTGTTGCAAGTGGCTGGGGGAGAGGGTGGACTGTTTTTCAATACGGCGGCAATGGCGGAAGCTGCAGCTATTCGTGCGGCTTTA encodes the following:
- the LOC137710168 gene encoding uncharacterized protein, coding for MEMVHLVRKQLLEFKVYTSAANKESGGNGAVGGAVFDGQPVRWKRPVFWVMKVNCDGAWCAKTCKGGYGWIMRDFAGLLQVAGGEGGLFFNTAAMAEAAAIRAALLVCLELGYVDVEIESDSQVIITMLNGKYGVDATLECYIHDIGQLVSQLQGVRFGFVKWKGNAAVHVVASYVASHEGVFHWNTIGPEFVFNVLAKDVNIPIQI